The proteins below are encoded in one region of Triticum aestivum cultivar Chinese Spring chromosome 1B, IWGSC CS RefSeq v2.1, whole genome shotgun sequence:
- the LOC123142164 gene encoding DNA damage-repair/toleration protein DRT102 produces the protein MAASTGSRRFKIFAAADGFGEPLKDAVVAHLRAHSSVADVVDLGVDKYYSAAAAVARSVSSSVPDPALEPRGVVVCGTGAGVTIFANKYPGVYATHCSSAADAVNTRSINACNVLALSGMATPPEAAAVIADAWLATPFRAPCPASGDAPWPEDIQKFFDVAPGEMASIPEGLAAPPAPDSACAICCLRKGMEFEPVDIMPGGEMRIVRESPTSAYVRFKAGSVEPAHHHTFGHDLVVIKGKKKVWNLTKKESYGLVDGDFLFTPAGDVHRVKYLEDTEFFIRWDGHWDIFLDEDLETAHNAIDAELGVIDSDK, from the coding sequence ATGGCCGCCTCCACCGGCAGCCGCCGCTTCAAGATCTTCGCGGCCGCCGACGGCTTCGGGGAGCCGCTCAAGGACGCCGTCGTCGCGCACCTCCGCGCCCACTCCTCCGTCGCCGACGTCGTCGACCTCGGCGTCGACAAGTACTACTccgcggccgccgccgtcgcccgcagcGTCTCCTCCTCGGTCCCCGACCCCGCGCTCGAGCCCCGCGGCGTCGTCGTCTGCGGCACCGGCGCCGGCGTCACCATCTTCGCCAACAAGTACCCCGGCGTGTACGCCACCCACTGCAGCTCCGCCGCCGACGCCGTCAACACCCGCTCCATCAACGCCTGCAACGTCCTCGCCCTCTCCGGCATGGCCACCCCGCCGGAGGCCGCCGCGGTCATCGCCGACGCCTGGCTCGCCACCCCCTTCCGCGCCCCCTGCCCCGCGTCCGGCGACGCCCCTTGGCCGGAGGACATTCAGAAGTTCTTTGACGTTGCCCCCGGCGAGATGGCCTCCATCCCCGAGGGATTGGCGGCCCCTCCTGCGCCGGACTCCGCCTGCGCCATCTGCTGCCTGAGGAAGGGGATGGAGTTCGAGCCGGTGGACATCATGCCCGGCGGCGAGATGCGGATTGTGCGGGAGAGCCCCACTTCGGCCTACGTGCGGTTCAAAGCTGGAAGCGTGGAGCCGGCCCACCACCACACCTTCGGCCACGACCTGGTGGTGATCAAGGGCAAGAAGAAGGTGTGGAACTTGACCAAGAAGGAGAGCTATGGCCTCGTCGACGGGGACTTCCTGTTCACGCCTGCTGGGGACGTGCACCGTGTCAAGTACTTGGAGGACACGGAGTTCTTCATCCGCTGGGATGGGCACTGGGACATATTCCTCGATGAAGACCTCGAGACCGCACACAATGCCATCGATGCAGAGCTCGGTGTGATCGACAGTGACAAGTGA